A stretch of the Macaca thibetana thibetana isolate TM-01 chromosome X, ASM2454274v1, whole genome shotgun sequence genome encodes the following:
- the LOC126946061 gene encoding nuclear RNA export factor 2-like codes for MLFFSVNGVFKEVEGESPGSVLAFTRTFILTSISNSNLYIVNDKLIVRNASMKETQSAFSIPVPAPSSSSLPTLSQEQQEMVETVSIESGVKLEQSQKCLQDSE; via the exons ATGCTCTTCTTTTCTGTCAATGGAGTATTTAAGGAAG tggAAGGAGAGTCTCCAGGTTCTGTTCTTGCCTTCACCCGAACTTTCATCTTGACTTCTATCAGCAATTCCAA TCTGTATATTGTGAATGACAAGCTGATTGTGAGGAATGCCAGCATGAAGGAGACCCAGAGTGCCTTCTCCATCCCAGTGCCTGCACCCTCCTCCAGCTCCTTGCCTACCCTCTCCCAGGAGCAGCAGGAAATGGTGGAGACTGTCTCCATCGAGTCTGGGGTGAAACTTGAGCAGTCTCAGAA GTGCCTTCAGGACAGTGAGTAG
- the ARMCX5 gene encoding armadillo repeat-containing X-linked protein 5: MVDSGTEARARGKAEAGLQDGISGPATARVNGKTQAKAVAEAELKTESVTQAKAVDGAMTRMHKVTYREAMAVTREVSKMEDTTKSRVMVETKTKPLAERSIVPQTKSKAMPMSGVSAVTKSEVKVVAVIEANIRSYAKSHDKANTGSRPDRREEASIGMKSSDEDEENICSWFWTGEESSVGSWFWPEEETSLQVYKPLPKIQEKPKPAHKPTLTIKQKAIAWSRARYIVLVPIEGGEQSLPPEGNWTLVETLIETPLGIRPLTKIPPYHGPYYQTLTEIKKEIRQREKYGPNPKACRCKSRGFSLEPKEFDKLVALLKLTKDPFIHEIATMIMGISPAYPFTQDIIHDVGITVMIENLVNNANVKEHPRALSIVDDSSESSEEPKSGESYIHQVCKDIVSCPLNSPVQLAGLKLLGHLSVKFDDHYVITSYIPDFLTLLNKGSVKTKFYVLKVFSCLSKNCANTRELISAKVLSSLVAPFNKHESKANILNIIEIFENINFQFKTKVKLFTKEKFTKSELISIFQEAKQFGRKLQDLAEHSDPEVRDKVIRLILKL, encoded by the coding sequence ATGGTTGACTCTGGGACAGAAGCAAGGGCTAGAGGAAAGGCTGAGGCTGGCCTGCAAGATGGAATCAGTGGTCCTGCCACTGCTAGAGTGAATGGTAAAACCCAGGCCAAGGcagtggctgaggcagaactgaaaacagaatcaGTGACCCAGGCCAAAGCTGTTGATGGAGCAATGACCAGGATGCATAAAGTGACCTACAGGGAGGCTATGGCTGTGACAAGGGAAGTGAGCAAGATGGAAGATACAACTAAGAGTAGAGTCATGGTTGAGACTAAGACAAAACCCCTGGCAGAACGCAGTATAGTGCCACAAACTAAGTCAAAGGCCATGCCTATGTCTGGGGTCAGTGCTGTAACCAAATCTGAAGTCAAGGTTGTTGCTGTCATTGAGGCAAATATTAGGTCCTATGCCAAGTCACATGATAAGGCCAATACTGGGTCCAGACCTGACAGAAGGGAAGAGGCCAGCATTGGGATGAAATCCAGTGATgaggatgaagaaaatatatgctCCTGGTTCTGGACTGGAGAAGAGTCTAGTGTAGGTTCTTGGTTCTGGCCTGAAGAAGAGACCTCTCTTCAAGTTTATAAGCCCCTACCTAAGATCCAGGAAAAGCCCAAGCCCGCACACAAACCCACACTTACTATAAAACAAAAGGCAATAGCATGGTCAAGGGCCAGGTATATTGTCCTAGTTCCAATTGAGGGAGGGGAGCAATCCTTGCCTCCAGAAGGAAACTGGACCCTGGTTGAGACTTTGATTGAAACTCCTCTGGGGATTCGACCTTTGACCAAGATCCCACCTTATCATGGGCCTTATTACCAGACCTTAACTGAGATAAAAAAAGAGATTAGGCAAAGGGAAAAGTATGGGCCTAATCCGAAGGCCTGCCGCTGCAAATCACGTGGCTTTAGTTTAGAGCCTAAAGAGTTTGATAAACTTGTTGCCCTCCTTAAGTTAACCAAGGATCCTTTCATTCATGAAATAGCTACAATGATAATGGGCATCAGTCCTGCTTATCCATTTACTCAAGATATAATTCATGATGTAGGTATTACTGTTATGATTGAAAACTTGGTCAATAATGCCAATGTTAAAGAACACCCTAGAGCTTTAAGTATAGTGGATGACAGCTCTGAGTCTTCTGAAGAACCAAAATCAGGGGAATCCTATATACATCAAGTTTGTAAAGACATAGTCTCTTGCCCCTTGAACTCCCCTGTGCAGCTGGCTGGACTGAAATTACTAGGGCACTTGAGTGTAAAATTTGACGATCACTATGTGATTACCAGTTATATTCCAGATTTTCTCACCTTGTTAAACAAGGGAAGTGTCAAAACcaagttttatgttttaaaagtgttttcgtGTTTGTCTAAAAATTGTGCCAATACAAGAGAATTGATCAGTGCCAAAGTACTGTCATCATTGGTTGCACCCTTTAACAAGCATGAGTCAAAGGCcaatattcttaatattattgaaatatttgagaatataaattttcaGTTCAAAACAAAGGTGAAGCTGTTTACCAAGGAAAAGTTCACTAAATCTGAGCTTATTTCAATATTCCAGGAAGCAAAACAGTTTGGTCGGAAACTCCAAGACTTAGCAGAGCACAGTGATCCTGAAGTGAGAGATAAAGTCATAAGATTAATACTCAAACTCTGA